From Neodiprion pinetum isolate iyNeoPine1 chromosome 7, iyNeoPine1.2, whole genome shotgun sequence, a single genomic window includes:
- the cic gene encoding protein capicua homolog isoform X2 produces MHPAVATERLPLNRRTPARSPLSHVSTRLADPAGEMLTATHPEMHEKRDSLGVVGQYGGGAGGGGGQSPEDKCVVEQPPPPPPPPQKDPSDPTISAKKLPKKRKFDLSALDDMNKTNNATSNVTSNVGGDLVVTGLRGINTTSINQPQNIQHPTLLPSPPHQQPPPLPQHQQQQHQPEYYQVQQPHAVVAPPQSTAVDYSCREEPPRSRPRLQVAPAAAAIDLSEWREHKVLALRDSHYYPGVISNATHGDIYVKFDGEGNLVKYEDVLGIGKYDVIKDSSPSVSQVTVDANVCFRYPTTSNNHAETLTSVFVKGTVCEIISNPISFVVKIPGEDDQSCEFVVKRADLRLVQPPWWDELEGLEIVDPPRAQVVDRGYRNSLEAPASVPVLQLHHASPHASLIAHNDGNAYYRSRATSPLLELPGSVQSGNNTLNISNGSRIYEDLESDDDLGREDIRFPSDADAKLSGSSKRSSMQSRGSTSSLVEQRSITPRSQAATPRSQAATPHKYKKGDVVATSSGIRKKFNGKQWRRLCSKEGCSKESQRRGYCSRHLSLKGSGFRGTSTFPGGKMDGEETSRDSDTSPNYADRRIAGRFDQEETEAANMLVSLGSSRSATPAFSPTGQSSVSPCINQSPVPLLGLNQNVFMPISSPAHHPPPIISPGAKWKHSPTQPNFVGQYQQPVIRPELVRPNGRPGQTPPASIGASVIRISPVSRLLASQSLSIPTWPDQSPPQRHPSVVTSLAQQQQQQQQQQQQQQQQQQQQQHQHQHQHQQQQQQQHQQQQSIILQHALTSNNGFSNHSEVTQSNNQLLKPPHSPHVPLSVTPGQNLTMIHKPQDQPVDYAQPLTQTQTMYLMPHQHEKKYVIKSTTMEATPLSSGHLVSNQDDKYRQTMINHLGQLPPLHQTQCQPPQSPAAQSVHVEKMSALQQVSKVTLPLHLSSHVDSQRTLSTPATIVMSATTTINDSAPPTSVFQPVIVQPSHLTPMAKIQPPREDNHQKNNGVLYGSRDVSPAYQPQLPQLVTNAVSKRKKAFSWQTIVLDQPEVSPPPSALSPPLSAPPIPMGTGNNPSDDGSGHAPGAGPEPITPAEEDDDDVFETEPTTPAEVESSINKRRSQSLGALHTKDPQSPLKQTVKKPPMLQAKDRIRRPMNAFMIFSKRHRALVHLRHPNQDNRTVSKILGEWWYALKPEEKQKYHELASEVKEAHFKAHPDWKWCSKDRRKSSTTGFKGAEPRGKLNSTGEETDMGPPSDDVPLTPRTVDEPSALAPSIFESPNIEIGGQARDSRRVSEIPLQVENSESDMKQEEDGNVSDDDQMVICEDPQPEIDLKCKDKLTDSDNEGQDENVENKNYAQARCSPASGQNHDAQDTKMDITCRPKPIKARPPSAGMETTTKYHHASMDKGGTVSVLSTTYPYHSPVNPSGVTGFQPKGGAFITMPVSPKVVKPEPVKNIEQQYSTQYSVSNLVANIQNENGRTLPKFPPSPIVSHSLQVRPMMTLLKEQQGIQSTNSMHHMLTSSAGYQPQLTLTVVNNEVMSGSKPQQGSQYLVQASPHARMYGNFQIPVSDASGRSISVQNLVTSGKVEAHSVIVSKAYPVSTPSPGTPSYKGIGHSVTRLAEIEQNDNQSTVNHAQFYVNALKLDQERKDTVNIHVPVPGDSHKQPSTPHTPHTPHNNDHLSNTSFAMEEPRGIGALNNVDVGTNKAPFMLAPTPAQLGRAPLQRRQSMAMPPTSNAGDHGPPTSQNSDNRQPSNSVQNFDQLQQNSNTELLAASSPSTKKGSFFKKNVEDGMDRYRQLVLEQVNFQEKFSSLPEFKPEEIQSPSAIGITSGTGASPHVSVTPGLHQSNLSSSMQDYRKKSVQGPHRPSLNEDDTESDISMSVTPKSTSSVKLTGNQFFGPDFNIEAFRTSTDPGGDVDPSSPRTPKTPSGGVGGATTGASRGENERGHRKVLEQRRKLVMQLFQEQGYFPTTQATSSFQANHADIFPTKASLQLKIREVRQKLKANSTPVSASSLVSPLPVSESSPGVNGPLTAPPTSMGAPHSLPVGNTSGS; encoded by the exons ATGCACCCAGCCGTTGCCACCGAACGCCTACCTCTCAATCGCCGCACTCCGGCCCGCAGCCCCCTCTCACACGTGTCGACT CGTCTGGCCGATCCTGCAGGGGAAATGTTGACCGCTACTCATCCTGAGATGCACGAGAAGCGGGATTCCCTTGGAGTTGTGGGCCAGTATGGGGGAGGTGCTGGCGGGGGCGGCGGGCAATCCCCGGAGGATAAATGCGTCGTTGAGCAGCCACCCCCGCCTCCGCCGCCCCCGCAAAAGGATCCCTCCGACCCGACGATAAGCGCTAAAAAGTTACCGAAAAAACGTAAATTCGATTTGTCCGCTCTTGACGATATGAATAAAACCAACAACGCTACCAGCAACGTTACCAGCAACGTTGGTGGCGATCTTGTTGTTACCGGATTGCGGGGTATCAATACAACCTCTATAAATCAACCCCAAAATATTCAACATCCGACTCTTCTTCCGTCTCCTCCGCACCAGCAACCACCGCCGCTGCCGCAGcatcagcaacagcaacaTCAACCCGAATATTATCAG gTACAACAGCCACATGCAGTTGTAGCTCCGCCGCAAAGCACAGCGGTGGATTATTCTTGTCGTGAAGAACCACCACGGTCTCGTCCTCGGTTACAGGTAGCACCGGCAGCAGCGGCGATAGACCTGAGCGAGTGGCGGGAGCACAAAGTGCTAGCTTTAAGGGACTCACATTATTACCCGGGGGTTATAAGCAACGCGACTCATGGTGATATATACGTTAAGTTTGACGGTGAGGGTAACCTAGTTAAGTACGAGGATGTGCTGGGGATAGGAAAATACGATGTCATCAAGGATTCGAGTCCGTCGGTTAGCCAAGTGACTGTTGATGCGAACGTTTGCTTTAGATATCCTACCACATCTAACAACCACGCCGAAACACTGACCAGTGTTTTTGTGAAGGGTACTGTTTGTGAGATAATATCAAATCCAATTAGTTTTGTCGTCAAGATACCTGGCGAAGATGATCAGAGCTGTGAATTTGTTGTTAAACGTGCCGATTTAAGGCTCGTCCAACCTCCGTGGTGGGATGAACTCGAAGGCCTAGAGATCGTTGATCCGCCAAGGGCCCAAGTAGTCG ATCGTGGCTATCGAAATTCGTTGGAGGCACCTGCGTCGGTACCGGTCTTACAGCTTCATCATGCTTCGCCGCATGCTTCACTTATTGCTCACAATGACGGAAATGCATATTACAGAAGTAGGGCGACGAGTCCCTTATTGGAGTTGCCAGGTTCCGTCCAATCAGGAAACAACACTTTGAACATAAGCAACGGAAGTAGAATATACGAGGATTTGGAAAGTGACGACGATTTGGGCAGAGAGGATATAAGGTTTCCTTCTGATGCAG ATGCAAAATTGTCAGGAAGCAGTAAAAGGAGCAGTATGCAAAGCCGTGGAAGTACAAGCAGCCTTGTCGAGCAACGCAGTATAACTCCTCGTTCCCAGGCGGCCACACCCAG ATCTCAGGCGGCAACGCCACACAAATACAAAAAGGGTGACGTAGTAGCGACGTCTAGTGGAAtccggaaaaaattcaatggtAAACAATGGCGCAGACTTTGCAGCAAAGAAGGATGCTCAAAAGAGAGTCAGCGGAGAGGATACTGCTCTCGCCACCTTAGTCTGAAGGGTTCAGGATTCAGGGGCACTAGCACGTTTCCCGG gGGTAAAATGGACGGGGAAGAAACCTCACGGGATTCCGATACGTCTCCAAACTACGCAGATAGAAGAATAGCCGGACGTTTCGACCAAGAGGAAACTGAGGCCGCAAACATGCTTG TATCACTGGGGAGTTCGCGTTCAGCAACCCCGGCCTTTTCACCTACGGGACAGTCCTCTGTATCGCCGTGTATAAATCAGAGTCCCGTTCCGTTGTTGGGTCTGAATCAGAACGTCTTCATGCCAATATCGAGTCCAGCGCATCACCCTCCTCCCATAATATCACCTGGTGCGAAATGGAAGCATTCCCCTACCCAACCGAATTTCGTGGGTCAGTATCAGCAGCCCGTAATTAGACCAGAGCTAGTCAGGCCGAACGGGAGACCAGGTCAAACACCACCAGCAAGCATCGGCGCCAGTGTGATCCGGATTTCACCCGTTAGTAGATTATTGGCAAGCCAGAGTTTAAGCATCCCTACATGGCCCGATCAAAGTCCGCCTCAAAGGCATCCGTCGGTTGTTACGTCGTTGGctcagcaacagcaacaacagcagcaacagcaacaacaacaacaacaacaacaacaacaacaacaacaccaacaCCAACACCAACatcagcagcaacaacaacagcagcatcagcagcaACAAAGCATAATATTGCAGCATGCCCTGACTTCTAACAACGGTTTTTCGAACCATTCGGAAGTGACGCAATCTAACAATCAGCTATTGAAGCCACCCCACTCACCCCATGTTCCACTCTCGGTAACACCAGGGCAGAATCTAACCATGATTCATAAACCTCAAGACCAACCCGTCGACTACGCTCAACCATTGACCCAGACTCAGACAATGTATTTAATGCCTCATCAACATGAGAAAAAGTATGTGATAAAAAGCACTACTATGGAAGCAACGCCATTGTCTAGCGGACATTTGGTTAGTAATCAAGACGACAAGTATAGACAAACGATGATTAATCATTTGGGACAATTACCACCCTTACATCAAACACAGTGTCAACCCCCCCAGTCACCGGCAGCTCAGTCCGTCcacgttgaaaaaatgtctGCTCTCCAACAG GTCAGCAAAGTAACCCTTCCGCTTCATCTTTCATCTCACGTGGACTCCCAGAGGACTTTGTCGACACCGGCAACCATTGTGATGTCTGCTACGACAACCATTAATGACTCGGCACCACCAACCAGCGTTTTCCAACCCGTCATCGTTCAACCAAGTCACTTGACTCCAATGGCAAAAATCCAACCGCCTCGAGAAGATAATCATCAAAAGAACAATGGAGTTCTAT ATGGAAGCCGCGATGTTTCTCCCGCATATCAGCCCCAACTCCCGCAACTTGTCACCAATGCTGTGTCCAAACGGAAAAAAG CTTTTTCCTGGCAGACGATAGTGTTGGACCAGCCAGAGGTCAGTCCGCCGCCATCAGCCCTCAGCCCTCCGTTGAGTGCACCCCCGATTCCTATGGGTACAGGCAACAATCCTAGCGACGATGGTAGCGGGCATGCTCCTGGGGCTGGCCCTGAACCCATCACTCCGGCGGAGGAGGATGATGACGACGTTTTTGAGACGGAACCGACAACCCCGGCTGAAGTAGAGAGCAGCATCAACAAACGTCGAAGTCAATCACTCGGTGCGCTGCACACCAAAGATCCACAAAGTCCACTTAAA CAAACTGTGAAAAAACCACCGATGTTACAGGCCAAGGACCGAATACGACGACCAATGAATGCTtttatgatattttcaaaacgtcACCGAGCGTTGGTACACCTAAGACATCCCAATCAAGATAATAGAACAGTATCGAAAATTCTTGGCGAATGGTGGTACGCCCTGAAACCTGAAGAGAAACAGAAGTACCACGAACTTGCTTCGGAAGTAAAGGAGGCTCATTTCAAAGCTCATCCAGACTGGAAGTGGTGCAGCAAAGATAGGCGGAAGTCATCGACTACCGGATTCAAGGGCGCTGAACCACGAGGGAAACTTAATAGCACCGGAGAGGAAACTGATATGGGACCACCCTCTGATGACGTGCCTTTAACCCCGCGAACAGTCGACGAACCATCGGCACTCGCACCCAGCATATTCGAATCTCCGAATATCGAG ATCGGTGGTCAAGCGCGCGATTCTCGTCGTGTTTCCGAAATTCCGCTGCAGGTTGAAAACTCTGAGTCTGATATGAAGCAGGAGGAGGATGGTAACGTATCGGATGACGATCAAATGGTGATATGTGAAGATCCGCAACCGGAAATAGACTTGAAGTGCAAGGATAAATTGACAGACAGCGACAATGAGGGGCAGGATGAAAATgtggagaataaaaattacgcaCAGGCGAGATGTTCGCCTGCTAGTGGTCAAAATCACGACGCACAGGATACTAAGATGGACATAACATGTAGGCCTAAGCCTATCAAAG CCCGACCACCATCCGCCGGCATGGAGACTACGACAAAATACCATCATGCATCCATGGACAAAGGTGGCACTGTTTCGGTCCTTTCAACAACGTACCCTTACCACAGCCCTGTTAATCCGAGCGGAGTAACGGGTTTCCAGCCTAAGGGAGGCGCGTTTATAACTATGCCTGTATCCCCGAAAGTTGTTAAACCAGAGCCGGTTAAAAACATTGAGCAACAATACAGTACCCAGTATAGTGTCAGTAATCTCGTTGCTAATATTCAGAACGAAAACGGGCGAACTCTACCGAAATTTCCTCCTTCACCCATCGTTTCACATTCG TTACAGGTCAGACCCATGATGACGCTTCTTAAAGAACAACAGGGGATACAGTCAACAAACTCTATGCATCATATGCTAACTTCCAGTGCTGGTTACCAACCCCAACTCACCCTCACAGTAGTCAACAATGAGGTCATGTCAGGTTCAAAGCCCCAGCAAGGATCTCAGTATCTTGTCCAGGCATCGCCTCATGCTAGAATGTATGGAAACTTCCAGATCCCTGTTTCAG ATGCCAGTGGCCGTAGTATATCTGTTCAGAACTTAGTAACCAGTGGTAAAGTCGAAGCTCATAGCGTTATTGTGAGCAAAGCTTATCCAGTGTCAACTCCAAGTCCTGGTACACCAAGTTATAAAGGAATCGGTCACTCAGTTACACGACTTGCTGAAATTGAGCAAAATGATAATCAATCTACTGTAAACCATGCTCAATTCTATG TAAATGCTCTGAAATTAGATCAAGAAAGGAAAGACACGGTTAATATTCACGTTCCGGTACCTGGTGACAGTCACAAGCAACCTTCAACGCCGCATACTCCACACACGCCGCATAACAACGATCATTTGTCGAACACATCTTTCGCAATGGAAGAGCCAAGAGGAATCGGCGCTTTGAACAACGTCGACGTAGGGACAAATAAAGCTCCATTTATGCTTGCTCCAACACCGGCGCAACTTGGTCGGGCTCCGCTACAGAGGAGACAATCAATGG CAATGCCTCCCACATCAAATGCGGGAGATCATGGGCCTCCGACGTCTCAGAATTCCGATAATCGGCAGCCTTCAAATTCTGTCCAGAACTTCGATCAGCTGCAACAAAATTCCAATACCGAGCTTCTGGCTGCGTCGTCACCATCCACGAAGAAAGGTTCTTTCTTCAAGAAGAACGTCGAGGACGGCATGGACAGGTACAGGCAATT GGTTCTGGAGCAAGTTAACTTCcaagagaaattttcatcgttgCCAGAATTCAAGCCAGAGGAAATCCAGAGTCCGAGCGCGATCGGCATTACCAGTGGAACAGGTGCATCACCTCATGTCTCTGTTACACCGGGACTACATCAGTCTAACCTATCTTCATCCATGCAGGATTATCGTAAGAAATCTGTGCAGGGACCTCATAGACCCAGTT TGAATGAGGATGATACAGAGTCAGACATATCGATGTCAGTCACCCCTAAGTCGACGAGCAGTGTAAAATTGACGgggaatcaattttttggtCCCGACTTCAACATAGAAGCATTTAGAACGAGCACTGATCCAGGCGGCGATGTTGATCCGAGTTCACCGCGGACTCCGAAGACTCCCAGCGGTGGGGTTGGCGGTGCGACAACCGGTGCGAGCAGAGGTGAAAACGAACGAGGTCACAGGAAGGTACTGGAGCAGCGACGAAAGCTCGTTATGCAGTTATTTCAAGAACAGGGTTACTTCCCGACGACGCAGGCGACTTCTTCATTTCAGGCAAATCATGCCGATATATTTCCTACCAAAGCGAGTCTTCAACTGAAAATAAGGGAAGTTCGGCAAAAATTGAAGGCTAACTCGACGCCTGTGAGCGCCAGCAGTTTGGTCAGCCCGTTACCGGTGTCGGAGTCCTCACCTGGGGTTAACG GACCTCTTACTGCCCCCCCAACGTCGATGGGTGCTCCTCATTCGCTGCCGGTCGGCAATACCAGCGGTAGCTAG